The following proteins come from a genomic window of Papaver somniferum cultivar HN1 unplaced genomic scaffold, ASM357369v1 unplaced-scaffold_65, whole genome shotgun sequence:
- the LOC113343709 gene encoding uncharacterized protein LOC113343709, with product MSRETDARVAALRTIGRPISLETLPITLLPILTLNYRSDIATNGDLAGFAASPHRQKSMPEGVDRLMLDDDPLGKGSNKRALHTNDPYWDRVLLLFRGQILHGSFPHPQFPAEPYPFWVINDDRVKPQGEPTKSASISKNRSAGTRVEEDQGKKFPRREDEDVGGYDTVGGEGLVPRRNPPRGKVAAKVVVLKSSDIVIDIPDQEDEDDIFGDEQLFDEDAGGQKEGEVPAETVIVTPIMQSGAQGPTRTSLQKLPQKDVGSPSGVLTSFTISGPMCDSLGALHSEEFGSYTDEQMIAAVPLYHDIAPVFDNLALNRSRLEAALRRQEIRKLEAALQQEKKRSRDLEIKLADAQAEQGRAKDLERYVHNLGKEVEQWKKAEGETNVNIQAAESRSEQLSQQIVDEKNAHQSELAEEIKAGVNEYIAQKRCEVAQRKGGAGVVPPRS from the exons ATGAGTAGAGAGACCGACGCGAGGGTCGCGGCTCTACGGACGATTGGTCGACCTATAAGCCTGGAGACGCTCCCGATAACACTTCTGCCAATTTTAACATTGAACTACCGAAGCGATATAGCTACCAATGGCGACCTTGCTGGTTTTGCTGCTAGCCCTCACCGTCAGAAATCTATGCCCGAGGGTGTTGACAGATTGATGCTAGATGATGATCCCCTTGGTAAAGGTTCCAACAAGCGTGCTCTCCACACCAATGACCCATACTGGGACCGAGTTCTACTTCTTTTTCGCGgccaaattttgcatggtagcttTCCTCATCCTCAATTTCCTGCAGAGCCTTATCCATTCTGGGTGATTAACGATGATAGG GTTAAGCCTCAGGGCGAGCCTACCAAATCGGCTTCTATTTCCAAGAATAGGAGTGCTGGCACAAGGGTCGAGGAAGACcaggggaag aaattccctaggcgcgaggatgaagatgttggagggtacgatactgttggtggtgaaggtttgGTTCCAAGGCGTAATCCTCCTCGGGGAAAGGTGGCGGCGAAGGTAGTGGTGCTGAAAAGCTCGGACATTGTGATCGACATCCCcgatcaagaagatgaagacgatatATTCGGGGACGAGCAACTGTTTGATGAGGATGCTGGTGGTCAGAAGGAAGGGGAGGTTCCTGCGGAAACTGTTATTGTGACTCCTATCATGCAGTCTGGAGCTCAGGGGCCGACCCGAACATCGCTCCAAAAGCTGCCCCAGAAGGATGTTGGGTCTCCCTCGGGTGTTCTGACATCTTTTACCATATCGGGCCCTATGTGTGATTCTCTTGGCGCATTACACTCGGAGGAGTTCGGCTCCTATACTGATGAGCAGATGATTGCTGCCGTGCCCCTGTATCATGACATTGCGCCGGTCTTTGATAATCTG GCATTGAATCGGTCGAGGTTGGAGGCTGCACTCCGACGACAAGAGATTAGGAAGTTGGAGGCTGCTCTTCAGCAGGAGAAGAAACGATCTCGTGACCTGGAGATCAAACTCGCCGATGCTCAAG CCGAGCAGGGTCGTGCTAAGGATCTGGAGCGATATGTGCACAACCTCGGGAAAGAGGTGGAGCAGTGGAAGAAGGCTGAAGGTGAGACGAATGTTAATATCCAAGCCGCCGAGTCGAGGTCCGAGCAGCTTTCTCAGCAGATTGTGGATGAGAAAAACGCTCATCAGAGCGAGCTTGCTGAGGAGATCAAGGCCGGTGTAAACGAGTACATCGCGCAAAAGCGCTGCGAGGTTGCTCAGAGGAAGGGAGGGGCCGGTGTTGTTCCACCCAGGAGTTGA
- the LOC113343710 gene encoding non-functional NADPH-dependent codeinone reductase 2-like, with protein MEKVIPTVTLSSGSVMPILGMGTAANPLVDSEEGKLAILNAIKTGYRHFDTAAVYQFEEILGEAIAEALQLGLIKSRDELFITSKLWPCDAHPDRVIPALRNSLRNQKLEYLDLYLIHFPISAKPAAGLVFPLPKDALLTMDYKSVWAAMEECQKLGLTKSIGVSNFSCKKLQTILYIANIPPAVNQVEMNPVWQNLKLRDFCKANSIILTAYSPLGGQGAPWGSNAVYEAQVLHEIAETKGTTHAQVCLRWVYEQGVSLLMKSFNEHRMKENMMIFDWELGVDELEKISKIPQSRGLSGAVFVSELEAAPFKTLEEFWDGEV; from the exons ATGGAGAAGGTAATACCTACAGTAACATTGAGTTCCGGGAGTGTGATGCCGATATTAGGTATGGGCACTGCTGCAAACCCATTAGTTGATTCAGAAGAAGGGAAATTGGCAATTTTGAATGCTATCAAGACAGGTTACAGACATTTTGATACAGCTGCTGTTTACCAGTTTGAAGAAATTCTTGGTGAAGCTATAGCTGAAGCACTCCAACTTGGTTTAATAAAATCTCGAGACGAACTCTTTATAACTTCTAAGCTCTGGCCATGTGATGCTCACCCTGACCGTGTCATCCCTGCACTTCGGAACTCTCTACG GAACCAGAAGTTGGAGTACCTTGATCTATATCTGATACACTTTCCAATAAGCGCGAAACCAGCTGCAGGGCTTGTGTTTCCACTGCCAAAGGATGCTTTGCTAACAATGGATTACAAGTCTGTATGGGCAGCTATGGAAGAGTGCCAAAAACTTGGTCTTACAAAGTCAATTGGTGTCAGCAACTTCTCTTGTAAGAAGCTTCAAACCATTTTGTACATTGCTAACATCCCTCCAGCTGTTAACCAA GTGGAGATGAACCCAGTTTGGCAGAACTTGAAACTGAGGGACTTCTGCAAGGCTAACAGTATCATTCTCACTGCCTACTCGCCTTTAGGAGGCCAAGGAGCCCCGTGGGGGTCTAATGCAGTCTACGAAGCCCAAGTTCTGCACGAAATTGCTGAGACTAAAGGGACAACTCACGCACAG GTTTGTCTGAGATGGGTATACGAGCAAGGAGTGAGCTTGCTAATGAAGAGCTTCAATGAGCACAGGATGAAGGAAAACATGATGATTTTCGATTGGGAACTCGGTGTAGATGAACTGGAAAAGATAAGCAAAATCCCACAAAGTAGAGGACTCTCAGGTGCTGTTTTTGTCTCGGAACTTGAAGCAGCCCCTTTCAAGACTCTCGAAGAATTCTGGGACGGAGAGGTTTGA